Genomic DNA from Rhodothermales bacterium:
CCGGAACGGACCTTCCTGCCGGCACGCAGCGTATTATTGTGCTGTCTCCCCCGCGAGGCATTGTTCCACCACCGAATCCCACTGAATGGCCAAGCAAGAACCCATCAAGCAGGAAGGCGTCGTGACTGAGGCGCTCCCGAATGCTCAGTTCCGCGTTGAACTCAGCAATGGACACAGCATCCTCGGTTTGCTGTCCGGAAAGATGCGTAAGTACTTCATCCGCATCCTGCCCGGAGACCGCGTAGACGTAGAGATGTCGCCCTACGACATGACCAAGGGACGCATCGTATACCGCTACAAAAACTAGAAGCCCGACCGCTCCCCCCAATGAGCGGCCGGGCTTTTCCTCGCCTTGTAATCCACGGCGAGGAGTATTCCCGCTACGGCTGAAAAGATGTGCTCCGTGCGGGCGTTAGATCTGTCAGGAGCCAGAGGCCAGAACCAGAACCTTGGCTCCAAAATTGGCTTTGGCGCTGGTTGAGAGCGCTGCGGCCATCGTGGACTCGGCAGCCGAGTAGTAGGCCGCCTTGGCATTGACCAGCGCATCGACCGTCGTCGCAATCAGCAGGTCAGCCACCAGTTTGGCCTCCACCGAATTCGCCGAAGTGATGGCTGCGTCTATCAGCGTGGAAGACACTGACAACTCCGCTGCCACGGCAGCCTTGATGTCGGAGCGGAACTCATCCCAGGCCGCCTCAATCTGTGACTCGGATCCGGCTGAGCGAACCTGAGCCTCAAGGCTGGCAGCAGCCTGCGAGACCGTCGAGGTCTGTGACGAGCCCTCTGCCTGGAACTCTGCTTCGATGGCAGCACCAGAAGCTATCGCGCTCATCAATTCGGCCTTCTTGCGAAGATGGAAGCGCACCGTGGCGTCCATATTTGCGGTAAAGGACTGCATGGCGGTCTTGGAAGCGCCGCGAGCCTTGGCCTGGGCCGTGGCCGACGCGCCGGCGGTGGCATGAGCGCGGGCTACTGCACGCTCCAGGGCGACACGCGCGTTGACAGCAGCTGAAGCACTGACCTGGCCGCGCATGGAGCTCTGGTAGTCACGATAGGTGCGCTCGTCCTCCTCTTTTGCCCGGTCGAAGTCTTCGTCGTCGAATCCTTCATTCTCCTCCGCGTACTCCTCCTCGGCCTCGGCCGAATTGGCAATGGCCACGGCCACTCGGGCGGCGGTTTCGGAGCCGGAACGGATGCGAGCTGCGATCTCGGCGTCAACAAAGGCTGCAACGTCGGCTGCGGTTACCTCCTCTTCATTCTGTCGCTGCGCCTCCACGTAGACTTCCGCTTCCGCGTAGGTCTCAGAGGTCATGGCAGGAGTCTCGGTAGATGTCGAGCCCGTTGCATCGACCAGGATGCTGGACTCAAAGTCGCCCTTGGTGGCCGTAACCACCATCAGGTCTGAATCTGCCGAGGTCTCGAGGACAAAGCGGCCGGAAGCATCCGTGGTGGCATCACCTTCGGCCTGCGACAGGCGGCCCTGTGCATTGAGTTCGGCTGCGGTCACGACCGCGCCTTCAATTGTGCCAGCAGACTTGCCTGCTGCGGCGTCGTCTGTGACGAATCCACTTACAGTACGGTCACCATTGGTATTGCCCGGTCCCGAAACATTGGAATCCGAGTCACAACCGGTGAACAGGAGACCAGCCGCAACAAGGGCCGGTCCGACTAGTGAACGATGGGTTTTGATACGCATTATGGGGAAAAGAATGTTTGACTGACTACACCGGAATGATCCGGAGAAGGCATCGCCTGAGGGGCGCGATCAGCCTCGTTGCAACAGTACGCAGTGATCCCACGGACCGGATATAGGATGCGCGGACTAAGAGGGGTAGGAGTGCTCCGAATGGAGCGTAGGAAGTCTCCTACGTATCAGACGATAATGTCGTTTTCGAGCGCGTAACGCACGATTTCTGCGTTCGAAGACAGGTTCAGCTTTGCCAGAACCCGGGACCGGTAGGTGCTGATGGTCTTGACGCTGAGCGACAATTTGTCCGCAATCCCGGACGGCGTATTTCCTCGGGCCAACTCCTGGAAGACCTGGAATTCCCGGTCGGACAGGCTTTCGTGCGGAGCCTCCGGGGCAGGAGACTCCATGTGCTCCAGCAGGGCCTCGGCCAGTGCCGCCGAAACGTAGCGGCGTCCTCGGATGATGTGCCGGATAGCCTCGACCAGCTTGTCCGGCGCCGAGTTCTTGGCGAGGAAGCCGGCCGCGCCTGCCTTCAGGATGCGTACCCCGTACTGCTCTTCGTCGTGCATGGTGAGCACGAGGATCGGCAGCTTGGGATGTTCTGCACGAAGTTGACTCAGCACGGCCAGACCTCCGGGACCCGGCATGTTCAGGTCAAGAATGAAGATGTCGGCTTCGTGCTCCCGGGCAAGGTCGATGGCGCCATTGCCTGTATCGGCCTCGCCGACAAGGACCATGTCCGGCTCTTCAGAAAAGATCTGAATGACCCCTCTTCGGACGATGGCGTGATCGTCAGCTATGAGTACGCGGATGGGCATCGTTGAGGGGTAATGTAGCTACGGCGACCGTTCCGCGTGGCTCGTTCTCGCGGAGTTCAAAGGTACCCCCCCAGGGTTGGAGACGCTCCCGGATTCCGAGCAATCCGAGAGAGACCCGCTCCGTCTCCGAGTCCGATCCAAGGTCCAGTCCCTTTCCGTCATCGGCGACCCTGAGGAGCAGTTTTTCGTCGGTTTTGCTCAGGGACACCCACATTTTGGACGCCTTGGCGTGCCGGGCCACGTTGGTCATCATTTCCTGGCAAACCCGGAAGAGCGCAGTGGACCGCTCCGGGTCGCTCTGCAGGGCATGCTCGATGTCCAGTTCCACCTCGATGCCGGAACGGTTGCCCAGGGCCTTGGCCTGCCACTCCACCGCCGCCGCAATACCCAGATCGTCCAGAATTCCCGGGCGGAGTTCCGCCGAGATTCTCCTGACGTCATCGATGATGGCATCGATAGCACCATTGGCCTCGACAATGTGACTCTCGTACTCAGGCCCCACCTGTCGACCCAGCCGTGAGATGTCGAAACGAAGCCCTGTGAGCGCCTGTCCGAGTACATCGTGCACCTCTCGGGAGATGCGGGCCCGCTCCTTTTCAATTGCGGACTGTCGATAGGATCCGAGCTTTCTGATCAGCGCCTCCTGCGCCTTGCGCTTGGAGATGTCGCGAACGTGCAGGAGCAGCGCGGACTGCTCGCCATAGACGGTGCGGCCCACACTGAATTCGATCGGCACCGACTTGCCATCCTTTCGCATGCTGAAGCCTTCGCCCCGGGTCAGCGAGCCCTCCACCAATTGGCGGAAGCTGATCCCGACCTCCCGCCTGAAACGGGGCGGTACAAGCTCCTCCACCGAACGCCCCACCAGCCACTCTCGCTCAGCGCCGTGCAACTCGCAGGCCGCCGGGTTGGCATCCAACACGATTCCCTCTTCCGACTCCACGAAGATGGCGTCCGGCGATGCTTCGAAGAGGCTACGAAACCGGATTTCGCTGAGCCGCACCTGCTCGAGTGCTTTCATGCGATCCGTGATGTCGCGCTGCACGCTCAAGACCAGCTCGGAATCGAAGGGCACGATGCGTGCCTCCCGGAAACGCGTGGAGCCGTTGACATCAATCGAATAGTCGAAAACCGTGGCCACACCCGTCTTGAGCACCTGCTGAACCGCCTGGTGGGCGCGCTCCGCGAGTGGCATCGGCAACGCCTCGCGCACGCTCTGCCCAATCAGTTCGGCAGCCGACTGAGCCGATGGGTATCCGCTCGGAATGTGCACGTCCCGATACGTTCCCTCACGATCAACCAGCACGTACGCATCGGGAATGGCATCCAGAAGCGCCGCCAGGCGGCCCCGGCTCGCGCGCAGGGAATCCTCGGACTGCTGCCGCTCGGTGGTGTCCCGCGAGACCACCACAATGCTCTGCACCGCCATGTCGTGCAGCAGGTTTACCGCTTTCGACTCAACTACCCGCCAGCCACCGTCCTTGTGTTTGAACCGATACTGCGTGCTGGCGCGCATCGATGGAATTTCCCGCCCTTCCGCAATCAGCTGCAGGATGCGGGGAACGTCTGCCGGATGCACGAACTCGATGGCATTCCGGCCCAGCATCTCCTTCGGCTCCCAACCAAATACGTCCGTGACCGATGGGCTCTGATGCAGAATCACGCCAAAGCCGTCCAGCAGCGTTACCACGTCCAGGAGATTCTCCACCATGGCGCGGTATCGAAGGTCCTCCTTTCGGATGCGGTTCATGGCGCGTCGTCGCGCCCGGGCGCGCTCTGCGCATTGAGGAACACGGACCGGCAGATCCTCAGTCAGAAACAGACACGCATCCGCTCCCTGGCCCAGCCACCGGCACTCTTCCTCCAGGTCATACTCAGGCATGGCCACCACCACGGGAAAGCTCGGCCTCGAGGCCAGCACCGCGTCGGCGTGACGGTGATCCACGACTGCGGGTGCCTGGGTCCCCTGTTCGGGGGGAGCGTCCAGCAACCGTACGCCGGGCACGGTCAGCAGGAGCTGGCGCCAGTCCTCCCGGACGTAAACGAGTATCTGTTCGTGGCTGAGAATGGTGCGTTTCCTGCCAGTGGTGGACTGTAATAAATACGGTCTCTTCCTCATTCGATCCACGGTGAGTCTCCCGCGCCGGTATCTTCATCCAGCAATCACCACGGCCATGGGCTTCTATCTCCGGAAACGCTCTTCCCAAACGGGCCTGGCACCCGGCACCATCGTATATGGAGGCGTGCCCAGGACGGAGGCGCCAACGCTCCAGCTGATTACCTACGACCTCGAGAATCTCGAGGAGCGCCGCATCGAGGACCTGGATGACATCCACCACACCCCGGGAAAGGTGATGTGGTTGAACGTGAACGGCGTGCATGACGAGGCGCTGTTGACCCGGATCGGCCAGCGATTTGGCCTTCACGCGCTGGGACTGGAGGATATCGCATCGACCTTGCAGCGGGCCAAAGTGGACGAGTACACCGACCACCTGTTCATCACCCTGCGCATGCTGGGAGACGGCGAGTCCAGGGTGGCCTTTTCCGAGCAGGTGACACTGGCCGTCGGCAGCAACTTCGTCGTGTCGTTCCAGGAAATGGAGGGCGATGTGTTCGAAGCCGTGCGTCGGCGATTGCGAGAGAGCATCGGGCGCATCCGCGGGGCAGGACCTGACTACCTGGCCTATGCCCTGATGGACGTCATTGTGGATGACTACTTCCGCGCCCTGGAGGGAATCTCCGATGACCTGGAGGCCCTGGAAGACTCGGTGCAGGAGCGCCCCCCGGAGGACACGCTTCCGCGGCTGCGGCGACTGCGGTCAAAGCTCATCATGATGCGCCGCGTGGCCTGGCCGCTTCGCGAGGCGGCATCCCGCATGCTGTCCGGAGATCTGGCGCTTATGCAGCGTGAGACCCAGCCGTACATTCGCGACCTGTACGATCACATCGTGCAGATCATCGATGTGATCGAGTCCCTGCGCGAGGTCGGCGGCTCCATCCACGATCTGTACATGGCGGCGATCTCGAACAAAATGAATGAGATCATGAAGGTGCTGACCATCATAGGCACCATCTTCATTCCGCTGACATTCATTGCCGGTATCTACGGCATGAACTTCGTCAACATGCCCGAGCTGCAGTGGCCCTACGGCTACCCTGTCGCGATGGGCGTAATGGCGGCCATGGCGGTACTGCTGGTGCTGTTCTTCCGGCGTAAGGGCTGGCTCTAGCGGGACACACATGAACGTCGATCTGTCGCTGCTGGATTGGGTGCTCTTTGCCGTGGCCGGAGTGGGTACGGGCGTCATCAACACCCTGGCAGGGAGTGGGTCGCTGATCACGCTTCCCATCTTCATCTTTGTGTGTGGACTCCCCGCCCCGGTCGCGAACGGCACGAACCGCATCGGCGTGATGGTGCAAAGCATGGTGGGCATGAGTGAGATGTCCCGCCGAGGCATCACGGAGTTCGCGGGGTCATGGTGGGTGGTGCTGCCGGCAGTGATCGGGGCAGCCGTTGGATCACGCATTGCAGTCGGCATCGACGAGCAGACCATGAACTACACCATTGGCGGGTTGATGGTCTTCATGCTCATTGTCCTGCTGGTCAACCCGAAACGGTGGTTGATCCCGCACGGAGAAGTCCTCTCCGGCCGCGCCCGATGGTTGGCCGCACCCGTGTTCTTTGCCATCGGAGTCTACGGCGGCTTCATCCAGGCGGGCGTCGGCGTTTTTCTCCTGGCGGGCCTCGTCCTGATTGGGCGCTTTACGCTTTCCGCCGCCAACGGAATCAAGCTGCTGGTAGTCGCCGCCTATGGGCTTCCAACCCTGCTCATTTTCTTCCTGCAGGATCAGGTGCACTGGGGCTACGGGCTGGCCATGGCCGTCTTTCAGAGCATCGGCGCGTGGCTGGCCGTGCGGTTCGTTGCTCAGGTCCCCGACGCCGACCGCTGGATCCATCGTCTGCTCATTCTGACCGTGGCCGGATCGGCCGTGCTCTTCTTCGTCTAAATCACGCCATACGGGTTCCCGCGCTCGGGATCACGCAGTAGATTTGTAGTTGAAGCTCACCCTAGCAGCCATGGATATGCCTGTCCTTGACCCTGCCCTGACTACGTTGCCCTCCCTTCCGCCGGTGCTGATGATGTCCATCGATGATGACGAAGACTGGATGGAGGATCCCGAAAATTGGGACAAGCCATGGGACGATGAGGAGGACGACGAAGAAGAAGACGATGATGAGTGGGAAGACGATGACGACGACTGGGATGATGACGACGAGGAAGCCGACGAGGACGATTCGGAAGATGACGACTGGTCCGGCGATGAAGACACGGAAGAGTGGTCGGATGATGAAGACGACTGAGGTTTCCGCACGATGAGCGTGCGGCGGTTTATGGAGCACCACTATCGCCACTTCAACGCGGCGGCGATGGTGGATGCGGCCCAGGCCTATGTGCACCACCTGGAGGCAGGTGGCCGCATGATGGTCACGCTTGCTGGCGCCATGAGCACGGCCGAGTTGGGACTCTCCCTGGCCGACATGATCCGTAGCGGCAAGGTGCACGCCATCAGCTGCACCGGGGCCAACCTGGAAGAGGACCTGTTCAACCTGGTCGCACATGACCACTATGTGCGCGTCCCCCACTATCGCGATCTCACAAAAGCAGACGAACAGGCCCTTCTGGAGCGCCATCTGAATCGGGTCACCGACACCTGCATTCCCGAAGAGGAGGCCATTCGCCGCATCGAGCACGCTGTGCTGGATCTGTGGCAGAAGGCAGACCGCACCGGGGCACGGCGCTTTCCACACGAATTCCTGTTCGAGCTTCTGCTCAGCGGCGCACTCGAGCACGCCTACCAGATTGACCCGGCCGACAGCTGGCTCATGGCTGCGGCCGAAAAGAACCTGCCTATGGTCGTCCCGGGCTGGGAGGACTCGACGCTCGGCAACATCTTCGCTGCCCACTGCATCAAGGGCGACATCGCGGATCCCCGCACGATGAAGTCGGGCATCGAATACATGATGAGTCTGGCGACCTGGTACCGGGATCAGGAGCAGCCCATCGGCTTCTTCCAGATCGGAGGCGGCATTGCGGGGGATTTTCCGATTTG
This window encodes:
- a CDS encoding sulfite exporter TauE/SafE family protein, whose product is MNVDLSLLDWVLFAVAGVGTGVINTLAGSGSLITLPIFIFVCGLPAPVANGTNRIGVMVQSMVGMSEMSRRGITEFAGSWWVVLPAVIGAAVGSRIAVGIDEQTMNYTIGGLMVFMLIVLLVNPKRWLIPHGEVLSGRARWLAAPVFFAIGVYGGFIQAGVGVFLLAGLVLIGRFTLSAANGIKLLVVAAYGLPTLLIFFLQDQVHWGYGLAMAVFQSIGAWLAVRFVAQVPDADRWIHRLLILTVAGSAVLFFV
- a CDS encoding response regulator transcription factor, giving the protein MPIRVLIADDHAIVRRGVIQIFSEEPDMVLVGEADTGNGAIDLAREHEADIFILDLNMPGPGGLAVLSQLRAEHPKLPILVLTMHDEEQYGVRILKAGAAGFLAKNSAPDKLVEAIRHIIRGRRYVSAALAEALLEHMESPAPEAPHESLSDREFQVFQELARGNTPSGIADKLSLSVKTISTYRSRVLAKLNLSSNAEIVRYALENDIIV
- a CDS encoding PAS domain S-box protein; the protein is MRKRPYLLQSTTGRKRTILSHEQILVYVREDWRQLLLTVPGVRLLDAPPEQGTQAPAVVDHRHADAVLASRPSFPVVVAMPEYDLEEECRWLGQGADACLFLTEDLPVRVPQCAERARARRRAMNRIRKEDLRYRAMVENLLDVVTLLDGFGVILHQSPSVTDVFGWEPKEMLGRNAIEFVHPADVPRILQLIAEGREIPSMRASTQYRFKHKDGGWRVVESKAVNLLHDMAVQSIVVVSRDTTERQQSEDSLRASRGRLAALLDAIPDAYVLVDREGTYRDVHIPSGYPSAQSAAELIGQSVREALPMPLAERAHQAVQQVLKTGVATVFDYSIDVNGSTRFREARIVPFDSELVLSVQRDITDRMKALEQVRLSEIRFRSLFEASPDAIFVESEEGIVLDANPAACELHGAEREWLVGRSVEELVPPRFRREVGISFRQLVEGSLTRGEGFSMRKDGKSVPIEFSVGRTVYGEQSALLLHVRDISKRKAQEALIRKLGSYRQSAIEKERARISREVHDVLGQALTGLRFDISRLGRQVGPEYESHIVEANGAIDAIIDDVRRISAELRPGILDDLGIAAAVEWQAKALGNRSGIEVELDIEHALQSDPERSTALFRVCQEMMTNVARHAKASKMWVSLSKTDEKLLLRVADDGKGLDLGSDSETERVSLGLLGIRERLQPWGGTFELRENEPRGTVAVATLPLNDAHPRTHS
- the corA gene encoding magnesium/cobalt transporter CorA, with product MGFYLRKRSSQTGLAPGTIVYGGVPRTEAPTLQLITYDLENLEERRIEDLDDIHHTPGKVMWLNVNGVHDEALLTRIGQRFGLHALGLEDIASTLQRAKVDEYTDHLFITLRMLGDGESRVAFSEQVTLAVGSNFVVSFQEMEGDVFEAVRRRLRESIGRIRGAGPDYLAYALMDVIVDDYFRALEGISDDLEALEDSVQERPPEDTLPRLRRLRSKLIMMRRVAWPLREAASRMLSGDLALMQRETQPYIRDLYDHIVQIIDVIESLREVGGSIHDLYMAAISNKMNEIMKVLTIIGTIFIPLTFIAGIYGMNFVNMPELQWPYGYPVAMGVMAAMAVLLVLFFRRKGWL
- a CDS encoding deoxyhypusine synthase family protein encodes the protein MSVRRFMEHHYRHFNAAAMVDAAQAYVHHLEAGGRMMVTLAGAMSTAELGLSLADMIRSGKVHAISCTGANLEEDLFNLVAHDHYVRVPHYRDLTKADEQALLERHLNRVTDTCIPEEEAIRRIEHAVLDLWQKADRTGARRFPHEFLFELLLSGALEHAYQIDPADSWLMAAAEKNLPMVVPGWEDSTLGNIFAAHCIKGDIADPRTMKSGIEYMMSLATWYRDQEQPIGFFQIGGGIAGDFPICVVPMLEQDLQEDTALWAYFCQISDSTTSYGSYSGAVPNEKITWGKLAVDTPSFIVESDATIVAPMIFAYILESDPALNWQADGRVAAASRA
- the infA gene encoding translation initiation factor IF-1 gives rise to the protein MAKQEPIKQEGVVTEALPNAQFRVELSNGHSILGLLSGKMRKYFIRILPGDRVDVEMSPYDMTKGRIVYRYKN